The following proteins are encoded in a genomic region of Reichenbachiella sp.:
- a CDS encoding T9SS type A sorting domain-containing protein, which yields MKKALHISLFLFSLVFNCLSVQASEPVVENNNKVYMHYMGWFGKTSTGNHWADGTTREPLIGYYDSQSWATHVYQILLSSACGVDGLVVNVRTEYDETSLKAVLPSLKRITDIDNTFDYKVAVSYDDQDMTQEAVETELTTLKNDIIGSTDNYLYKDGEPVIFIWDYAGFLTSDNYRTAVSNVFTEDAPILLRNEIDFDATVGSINSYYPWVQGYAEDGSNWGEGYLNWYYNTIADKIAADEVDFSTGGVWPGFDDRDVSWGQNRWIDRNDGATYESIWDIVHAKSVDWVILETWNDWNEGTELEPSVEHGFTYVNKTATNIAEFKGITSTLDEDLLSASTKVYEAAALIESEDRDYDLYYPVLEDAIQYFIDDNGAAAVVELDKIIDDALAPEPVEPVDNDETKRVYMHYLGWFSEGKDGNHWKDGTAQEPIIGQYNSQSWSTHLYHILLSSAVGVDGMVVNVRTEYDEESLKKVLPSLQRIVDVKSDFDYTIAVSYDDQDMTKASVEEELTTLKNDIIGKTDHYMYKNDEPVIFIWNYDGFLTSDDYRDAVSSVFTEDAPILLRNEIDFDASKEAVESYYPWVQGFDAEGTIWGEDYLDWYYRTLKVREDIVFATGAVWPGFDDRKASWGQDRWIDRKGGETYQKTWDLVHDFSDDVPLNWIILETWNDWNEGTEIEPSKEHGFTYMTKTAENIATFKDTEIVVNEDLFSASTKIYQAAQLIETEARDYEVYYPKLEEAIVKFVEKDAAGSIELSNEIINQGTVLSSEELLTDLDFVVYPNPSTSLTTLSITLNQADDISIKVINTGGEIVNKIVSGKLNAGVHEYKWDAKGQTGLYIIQIETSAGVSHRKVMIK from the coding sequence ATGAAAAAAGCACTACACATAAGTCTATTTTTATTTTCGCTCGTTTTCAATTGCCTTTCGGTTCAGGCTAGTGAACCAGTGGTGGAAAATAACAATAAGGTCTATATGCATTATATGGGCTGGTTTGGAAAAACCAGTACAGGCAATCATTGGGCAGATGGAACGACGAGAGAGCCTCTCATAGGCTATTACGATTCACAGTCTTGGGCAACACACGTATATCAAATTTTGCTGTCTTCAGCGTGTGGTGTAGATGGATTGGTTGTCAATGTCAGAACAGAATATGACGAAACCAGTTTAAAAGCGGTTTTGCCTTCTCTTAAAAGGATTACCGATATTGACAATACGTTCGATTATAAGGTAGCCGTAAGTTACGATGATCAAGATATGACCCAAGAAGCGGTTGAAACTGAGCTAACGACCCTCAAAAATGATATCATCGGCTCCACCGATAATTATTTGTATAAAGATGGTGAGCCAGTAATTTTCATCTGGGATTATGCAGGATTTCTTACCTCTGATAATTACCGAACGGCGGTTTCAAATGTTTTTACTGAAGATGCGCCAATTCTTCTGAGAAATGAAATTGATTTTGACGCTACGGTGGGTTCAATAAATTCTTATTACCCTTGGGTTCAAGGCTATGCCGAGGACGGCTCCAATTGGGGTGAAGGATATCTGAATTGGTATTACAATACCATCGCTGATAAAATTGCAGCGGATGAGGTGGACTTTTCTACTGGTGGCGTGTGGCCAGGATTTGATGATCGTGACGTTAGCTGGGGACAGAACAGATGGATCGATCGAAATGATGGCGCTACCTATGAGAGTATTTGGGACATTGTACATGCCAAATCGGTAGATTGGGTAATTCTCGAAACATGGAATGACTGGAATGAAGGGACTGAGCTAGAGCCGAGCGTGGAGCACGGGTTTACCTATGTGAACAAAACGGCAACCAACATCGCTGAATTCAAAGGCATAACATCGACATTGGATGAAGATCTGTTGTCTGCATCTACCAAGGTATATGAAGCTGCTGCCCTTATAGAATCAGAAGATCGTGATTATGACTTGTATTATCCGGTATTAGAGGATGCTATTCAGTATTTTATAGATGATAATGGAGCAGCCGCAGTGGTTGAGCTAGATAAAATCATTGACGATGCACTTGCTCCTGAACCCGTAGAACCAGTGGATAATGACGAAACCAAGCGAGTTTATATGCACTACTTGGGTTGGTTTAGCGAAGGCAAAGATGGAAATCATTGGAAGGATGGTACAGCGCAAGAGCCAATTATCGGACAGTACAATTCCCAGAGTTGGTCTACTCATTTGTACCACATTCTTCTATCATCCGCTGTAGGTGTCGATGGAATGGTGGTTAATGTAAGAACCGAATACGATGAAGAATCTTTGAAAAAAGTATTACCATCTCTACAGCGAATTGTTGATGTCAAGTCTGATTTTGATTACACCATAGCCGTTAGCTATGACGATCAAGACATGACAAAGGCTTCCGTAGAAGAAGAGCTGACCACACTCAAAAATGATATCATTGGAAAAACAGACCATTATATGTACAAGAATGATGAACCTGTCATTTTTATATGGAACTATGATGGTTTTCTAACCTCTGACGATTATAGAGATGCTGTGTCGAGTGTTTTTACTGAGGATGCTCCAATACTACTAAGAAATGAAATTGATTTTGATGCTAGTAAAGAGGCTGTTGAATCGTATTATCCTTGGGTTCAGGGTTTTGATGCTGAGGGTACCATTTGGGGAGAGGATTATCTGGACTGGTATTACCGTACGCTGAAAGTACGTGAGGATATTGTGTTTGCTACGGGTGCCGTTTGGCCTGGATTTGATGATAGAAAGGCCAGTTGGGGTCAAGACCGTTGGATAGATAGAAAGGGCGGAGAGACCTATCAGAAAACCTGGGATTTAGTTCATGATTTTAGCGACGATGTACCGCTCAATTGGATCATTCTGGAAACATGGAATGATTGGAATGAGGGAACAGAAATAGAGCCAAGTAAAGAACATGGGTTTACCTATATGACCAAGACGGCAGAGAATATTGCAACTTTCAAGGACACGGAAATTGTGGTTAATGAAGATCTGTTTTCCGCTTCTACTAAAATTTATCAAGCGGCACAGCTTATTGAAACAGAGGCAAGAGATTATGAGGTGTATTATCCGAAGTTGGAAGAAGCCATTGTCAAATTTGTAGAAAAAGATGCGGCAGGATCCATTGAATTGTCTAATGAGATTATTAATCAAGGAACTGTACTAAGTAGTGAAGAGCTACTGACAGATTTAGATTTTGTGGTATATCCAAATCCATCTACTAGCTTGACCACTTTGTCAATCACGCTGAATCAAGCAGACGATATTTCGATCAAGGTAATTAATACTGGAGGAGAGATAGTAAACAAGATAGTTAGTGGAAAACTAAATGCAGGTGTGCATGAATATAAGTGGGACGCCAAAGGTCAGACCGGACTTTATATTATTCAAATAGAGACCAGTGCTGGTGTGTCCCATAGAAAGGTTATGATTAAATAA